In Aegilops tauschii subsp. strangulata cultivar AL8/78 chromosome 3, Aet v6.0, whole genome shotgun sequence, one genomic interval encodes:
- the LOC109777179 gene encoding xyloglucan galactosyltransferase KATAMARI1 homolog has product MKPLSRNIQRELDAKAVADGEEDGKQHTERGVRRPSRLFYVGLLYTVLWALVFFHHFSTSVQSGNNAAAASPTVLQLKPSAFFSASRIFRRDPCAGRYVYMYDLPPRFNADLVRDCRRISGSPDVCKDVANDGFGPPIMGGGEGGSLPERGAYDTDQYMLGIIFHARMRHHECLASEPAAAAAVYVPFYTGLDAAMHLDNADLAVRDALSRDLVDWLAQRPEWHTMGGRDHFLVSGRGTWDFLRRPDADGWGNALMTYPAIRNATFLTTEASPWHGHDFAVPFPSHFHPSSDADVAGWQVRMRRAQRGLLWCFAGGPRGGDTGTVRAQIIEQCGRSSRCSLLGKSAVTKPGHYAPGHAMRLLESAQFCMQPRGDGYTRKSTFDSMLAGCIPVFFHPVSAYLQYTWHLPRDYRSYSVFIPAGDVGRNGSIEEVLSKIPSEKVAQMREQVIRLIPTVMYRDPAAKGVTFKDAVDVALERVIHRVAQRRRSAAEGREHVDSVDGGDSWKYDLLEDGQEKIGPHEFDQYLYMHLAGDLVG; this is encoded by the coding sequence ATGAAGCCCTTGTCGCGGAACATCCAGAGAGAACTCGACGCCAAGGCCGTGGCCGACGGGGAGGAAGACGGCAAGCAGCACACCGAGAGAGGCGTCCGGCGGCCGTCCCGGCTGTTCTACGTCGGCCTCCTCTACACCGTCTTGTGGGCCCTGGTATTCTTCCACCACTTCTCCACGAGCGTGCAATCAGGTAATaacgcggcggcggcgtcgcccACCGTGCTCCAGCTCAAGCCGTCGGCCTTCTTCTCGGCGTCCCGCATCTTCCGCCGGGACCCATGCGCCGGACGGTACGTGTACATGTACGACCTGCCGCCGCGGTTCAACGCCGACCTCGTCCGCGACTGCCGCCGGATCTCGGGCTCCCCCGACGTGTGCAAGGACGTGGCCAACGACGGGTTCGGCCCGCCCATCATGGGCGGAGGCGAGGGCGGGTCGCTGCCGGAGCGGGGCGCCTACGACACCGACCAGTACATGCTGGGCATCATCTTCCACGCCCGGATGCGGCACCACGAGTGCCTCGCGTCCGAGCCTGCCGCGGCCGCCGCGGTGTACGTCCCTTTCTACACCGGGCTCGACGCGGCGATGCACCTGGACAACGCAGACCTCGCGGTGCGGGACGCCCTGTCGCGGGACCTGGTAGACTGGCTGGCACAGCGGCCCGAGTGGCACACCATGGGCGGGCGCGACCACTTCCTGGTCTCCGGGCGGGGCACGTGGGACTTCctccgccgccccgacgccgacgGCTGGGGCAACGCGCTCATGACCTACCCGGCCATCCGCAACGCCACGTTCCTCACCACTGAGGCGAGTCCGTGGCACGGCCACGACTTCGCCGTGCCGTTTCCGTCGCACTTCCACCCTTCGTCAGACGCGGACGTCGCCGGTTGGCAGGTCCGCATGCGCCGTGCGCAGCGCGGCCTGCTTTGGTGCTTCGCCGGCGGGCCCCGTGGCGGCGATACGGGAACCGTGCGTGCCCAGATCATCGAGCAGTGCGGCCGGTCGAGCCGGTGCTCCCTGCTGGGCAAGTCGGCGGTGACGAAGCCGGGGCACTACGCACCAGGCCATGCCATGCGGCTACTCGAGAGCGCCCAGTTCTGCATGCAGCCGCGTGGCGACGGGTACACGCGCAAGTCCACCTTCGACTCCATGCTGGCCGGCTGCATCCCGGTTTTCTTCCACCCGGTGTCCGCCTACCTACAGTACACCTGGCACCTGCCCAGGGACTACCGGAGCTACTCCGTGTTCATCCCCGCCGGCGACGTCGGCCGGAACGGCAGCATCGAGGAGGTGCTCAGTAAGATACCGTCGGAGAAGGTGGCGCAAATGCGGGAACAGGTCATCAGGCTCATACCCACCGTGATGTACCGGGACCCGGCGGCTAAGGGGGTTACGTTCAAAGACGCGGTGGACGTGGCCCTTGAGCGTGTCATCCACCGGGTGGCGCAGCGCCGGCGTTCCGCGGCCGAGGGACGGGAGCACGTGGACAGCGTCGACGGAGGTGATAGCTGGAAGTACGACTTGCTAGAAGATGGGCAGGAGAAGATAGGTCCGCATGAGTTTGATCAATATCTGTACATGCACCTAGCCGGAGATTTAGTTGGGTAG